The following coding sequences are from one Panicum hallii strain FIL2 chromosome 5, PHallii_v3.1, whole genome shotgun sequence window:
- the LOC112894374 gene encoding monothiol glutaredoxin-S4, mitochondrial-like: protein MARLVSTALVRGLMRSSRASSAAAMSRPAIQKFMNYSSGLGGAPNANGDSTTTRVAADPDTHQDFQPTSKSSEMSFDDIVAQDIKEHPVVIYMKGYPDAPRCGFSALAVKVLQQYGVPISARDILSDLKLKETVKAYSHWPTFPQIFIKGEFVGGSDIILSMHQKGELKELLGDIAQKGEQNGSS, encoded by the exons ATGGCAAGATTAGTGTCGACCGCCCTCGTGAGGGGTCTCATGAGATCCTCCCGTGCATCAAGCGCAGCT GCTATGTCACGACCAGCTATTCAGAAGTTTATGAACTACTCATCAGGTCTTGGTGGTGCTCCAAATGCAAATGGGGACTCGACTACAACACGAGTAGCTGCCGATCCCGATACGCATCAAGATTTTCAGCCAACAAGCAAAAGTTCAGAAATGTCTTTTGATGACATCGTCGCTCAG GATATTAAGGAGCACCCTGTTGTAATCTATATGAAGGGTTATCCTGATGCTCCTAGGTGTGGATTCAGTGCATTAGCAGTGAAGGTCCTTCAGCAGTATG GTGTTCCGATCAGTGCTAGAGATATTCTGTCAGATCTCAAGCTCAAAGAGACTGTTAAAGCATACAG TCACTGGCCTACATTCCCACAAATATTTATCAAAGGAGAGTTCGTTGGTGGATCTGATATCATACTCAGCATGCACCAG AAGGGTGAACTGAAGGAACTGCTTGGCGACATTGCACAAAAAGGCGAGCAAAATGGTTCCTCATAA
- the LOC112894373 gene encoding acyl-protein thioesterase 1 homolog 1, with protein MSFGGSSSVASGAKRPFEYGRTHVVRPKGTHKATIVWLHGLGDNGASWSQLLETLPLPNIKWICPTAPTRPVSVFGGFPSTAWFDVAELSEDAPDDVEGMDASASHVANLLSTEPADIKLGVGGFSMGAATALYSATCFAHGKYGNGNPYPVNLSLAVGLSGWLPCARTLKNRIESSPEAAHKASSIPLLLCHGKADDVVLYKHGERSADALKANGFSNVLFKSYNSLGHYTVPEEMEEVCKWLTANLELGTSSS; from the exons ATGAGCTTCGGCGGCAGCAGCTCCGTCGCGTCCG GTGCGAAGAGGCCATTCGAGTACGGGAGGACGCATGTGGTGAGGCCAAAGGGCACGCACAAGGCCACCATTGTCTGGCTCCACGGCCTCGGGGACAATGGAGCTAG CTGGTCTCAACTATTGGAAACTCTTCCTCTTCCTAAT ATAAAATGGATATGCCCAACTGCGCCTACTAGACCTGTGTCCGTGTTTGGAGGATTCCCATCGACAGCAT GGTTTGATGTTGCTGAACTTTCAGAGGATGCTCCTGATGATGTTGAGGGGATGGATGCCTCAGCATCACATGTTGCAAATTTGTTGTCGACTGAACCCGCTGACA tcaagcttggtgttggtggcttTAGTATGGGTGCTGCTACTGCTCTGTACTCTGCAACTTGCTTTGCTCATGGAAAATATGGAAATGGCAATCCATACCCTGTGAACCTAAGTTTGGCTGTTGGTCTTAGTGGCTGGCTTCCATGTGCCAG GACCTTGAAGAACAGAATTGAATCCTCACCAGAGGCAGCACACAAGGCTTCTTCCATACCTCTTTTGCTGTGTCATGGAAAAG CTGATGATGTAGTTCTCTACAAGCACGGGGAGAGATCTGCTGATGCCTTGAAGGCAAATGGATTTTCCAATGTGCTCTTCAAGTCGTACAATAG TCTTGGGCACTACACGGTACCAGAGGAGATGGAAGAAGTCTGCAAATGGCTCACAGCAAATTTGGAGCTCGGCACTTCATCATCTTGA